Proteins encoded in a region of the Hirundo rustica isolate bHirRus1 chromosome 10, bHirRus1.pri.v3, whole genome shotgun sequence genome:
- the MUC4 gene encoding mucin-4: MGQAVSTSPPAFQTPPGTPAWKEKTAISTGSTTATTAGNTMASTTGSITAITAESATATTATTATTAGNTTATTAGNITATTATTATTAGNTTATTEGNTTATTAGNITATTATTATTAGHTTATTEGNTTATTAGNTTAGNTIAENITTTTATTAGGTTATIAGNITATTAGSTKAITAGGTTAIASTASVSPAKEVGILPAPGTTAPVRPPATTGPATTLSHAFGTQRAPSTELSTSAHTTTEHRTPAPEPKPTHELIKPATSLYPFGVEGGDQEYVQRTVDFNSPLFKPEIGFPFGKSLRDALYFTDNGQIIFPPTDNYVPSNPNPPPRGFTGRESLPMVAAFWDDADFSKGVGTTWYQEYSTLSSTQDSVVQDVEAKIEKYLKIPYVAKWTLKVTWEKAPAYPARRDDTQTSTYQAVLTTDGIRSFALLLYQDRGMRWDYTKLAAANVLMGFTSGNGYAQNNKLTQKPPAVKYRPDQHSSTGSDVRGLWIYRLDSRSRVNYRLQCLAWLDTEPAPATWNSQLPPCPCSRPQAELDPRYHWSRGPADTSVRMLRTASPSPAGAGVRCLYQGGSLLEGWQERAWSPPFHAAADRELEAFSWCCRRVGKPLFCARFAEKRPRVGCEGYVPPTPAGAFGDPHITTLDGLTYTFNGLGDFVLLLASDARSSFVLQGRTAQTGTAQATNFVAFAARYISNTTTTVEWTLGSQDDIQVLLNNETIPFSFSQDLGDEVYYSPGVLLVNASSVTAVFEGTIAVSVSATSGILSVVCSLPDSYCNSTRGLLGVWDHDPADDFQMPNGTSISVNSSEEEIYSYGMTWAVGEHRLFTQPLDSQALNFTPFFLSRLRQENESQYQLAALQCHSSKECIYDSLSTGNLALGLATQSLAANFQQRKTALNAFPPVITGDASITAFGTERVRRQYHALGVGARFTPHLSPELNISENGTLIWEPRGIAPFTINLEAVGSNNISALLQLRFTLCRCSRSQECDYSNTVTLRESSLQLAACRCESGYSGAFCQDPPDPCSQGCFPGVGCDSFSGCGPCPAGLTGDGQHCSDIDECAQGTECPGNSTCTNTVGSYVCSCLASEQGESPGCGSACSHHSCPEGYCSNGGRCHLHPITCAPTCTCPPAFTDRRCLVAGGDFQPLPSTGLPRRSIQMRIKTLRNTTVEEVNSTVSAILDSLEVKAFQSNTNITQTTDSDGFTFVVVSEFAYDSRGTVIRFLNEELPTAITGAFNGRRGRREAGTGLLFQRLHQDNITDLVKLTVDELRDYFPCSLYGYKGYQLRYTGTIGFVCISPCKTGYCQHGGQCQHLPEGPTCSCLPFSIYAPAGAQCEWLAISLAAFLGILLGALALLCLLFATACLALHLCRQRRRQRRGAKETLWRTRPFSSLTMAGEQAEPTISHSLERHWKLQLQDIDPSVQIRIQRPHVMPPSQSPQQP; encoded by the exons ATGGGACAAGCGGTGAGCACGTCACCTCCTGCCTTccagacacctccagggacacctgcctggaaggagaaaacagccatcagcactggcagcaccactgccaccactgcaggGAATACCATGGCCAgcaccacaggcagcatcaCGGCCATCACTGCAGAGAGcgccactgccaccactgccaccactgccaccactgctgggaacaccactgccaccactgctggGAACATCACTGCCACCACTGCTACAACTGCCACCACTGCTGGGAacaccactgccaccactgaAGGAAacaccactgccaccactgcaggGAACATCACTGCCACCACTGCTACAACTGCCACCACTGCTGGGCacaccactgccaccactgaAGGAAacaccactgccaccactgcaggGAACACCACTGCAGGGAACACCATTGCAGAGAACATCACtaccaccactgccaccactgcaggCGGCACCACTGCCACCATTGCAGGGAATAtcactgccaccactgcaggCAGCACCAAAGCCATCACTGCAGGAGGCACCACAGCTATTGCATCCACAGCCTCAGTGAGCCCAGCCAAGGAGGTGGGAATtctgccagccccaggcaccACGGCACCAGTGAGACCACCAGCCACCACCGGCCCTGCCACCACCCTGTCTCATGCCTTTGGGACACAGAGAGCGCCATCCACCGAACTGAGCACATCTGCCCACACCACCACTGAGCACAGAACTCCTGCACCTGAGCCCAAACCCACCCATGAGCTTATCA AGCCAGCGACCTCACTCTACCCCTTTGGCGTGGAAGGAGGGGACCAAGAGTATGTCCAGAGGACGGTGGATTTTAACTCACCCCTGTTCAAGCCAGAAATTGGATTTCCTTTTGGGAAGTCACTGCGAGATGCTCTCTAT TTTACAGATAACGGACAGATCATTTTTCCGCCCACGGATAACTACGTCCCATCCAACCCCAACCCCCCTCCCCGGGGCTTCACTGGCCGGGAGAGCTTGCCAATGGTGGCTGCCTTTTGGGATGATGCTGACTTTTCCAAGGGTGTTGGCACCACCTGGTACCAG GAGTACTCTACACTCAGCTCTACCCAAGACTCCGTTGTCCAAGACGTGGAAGCAAAGATTGAGAAATACCTGAAAATCCCCTATGTAGCAAAATGGACCTTGAAGGTGACGTGGGAGAAAGCTCCAGCATACCCAGCCCGGAGGGATGACACTCAG ACGAGCACCTACCAGGCAGTGCTCACCACCGATGGGATCCGCTCCTTCGCCCTGCTGCTCTACCAGGACAGGGGGATGCGCTGGGACTACACCAAGCTGGCTGCAGCCAACGTGCTGATGGGCTTCACCAG CGGCAATGGCTATGCCCAAAACAACAAGCTGACTCAGAAGCCGCCAGCTGTCAAGTACCGACCggaccagcacagcagcaccgGCTCTG ACGTGCGCGGGCTGTGGATTTACAGACTGGACAGTCGCTCCCGGGTGAATTACAGGCTGCAGTGCCTGGCGTGGCTGGACACGGAGCCAGCGCCGGCCACCTGGAACAGCCAGCTGCCACCATGCCCCTGCTCCCggccccaggcagagctggatccCCGCTACCACTGGAGCAgag GCCCAGCGGACACGTCCGTGAGGATGCTGCGCACTGCGTCCCCCAGCCCGGCTGGAGCTGGGGTACGATGTCTGTACCAAGGTGGGAGCTTGCTCGAAGGCTGGCAGGAGAGAGCATGGAGCCCCCCCTTCCACGCTGCCGCTG acagggAGCTGGAAGCATTCAGCTGGTGCTGCCGGCGTGTGGGGAAGCCCCTGTTCTGTGCCAGGTTTGCTGAGAAGAGACCGAGGGTTGGCTGTGAAGGATACGTGCCACCCACCCCCG CTGGTGCCTTCGGGGACCCTCACATCACCACCCTGGATGGACTCACCTACACCTTCAATGGGCTCGGGGactttgtcctgctgctggccagtgATGCCCGGTCCAGCTTCGTTTTGCAGGGGCGCACGGCACAGACTGGCACGGCCCAGGCCACCAACTTTGTGGCCTTTGCTGCCCGATACATCtccaacaccaccacaaca GTTGAGTGGACCTTGGGGAGCCAGGATGACATCCAAGTCCTCCTGAACAATGAAACCatcccattttccttttcccaag ACCTGGGTGATGAGGTCTACTACAGCCCTGGTGTCCTGCTAGTCAACGCCTCCTCTGTCACGGCTGTCTTTGAGGGGACCATCGCTGTCTCTGTCTCGGCCACCTCTGGGATCCTCAGCGTGGTCTGCAGCCTGCCCGACTCGTACTGCAACAGCACCAGGGGCCTCCTGG GTGTGTGGGACCATGACCCTGCAGATGACTTCCAGATGCCAAATGGTACCAGCATCTCTGTGAACAGCAGTGAGGAGGAGATCTACAGCTATGGGATGACCT GGGCTGTTGGGGAGCACCGCCTGTTCACTCAGCCTCTGGACTCACAGGCACTGAACTTCACACCCTTCTTCTTGTCTCGGCTGCGGCAGGAGAATGAAAGCCAGTACCAGCTGGCAGCcttgcagtgtcacagcagcaaGGAGTGCATCTACGATTCGCTGAGCACAGGGAACTTGGCCCTGGGCCTGGCCACCCAGAGCCTTGCAGCCAACTTTCAGCAGAGGAAGACAGCACTCA ATGCCTTCCCTCCCGTCATCACCGGTGACGCATCAATCACAGCCTTCGGGACAGAGAGGGTCAGAAGGCAGTACCACGCCTTGGGAGTGGGTGCACGCTTCACTCCCCATCTCTCACCAGAGCTCAACATATCGG AGAATGGCACCCTGATATGGGAGCCCCGTGGGATAGCCCCATTCACCATCAACCTGGAGGCTGTTGGGTCCAACAACATCTCTGCGCTCCTCCAGCTCCGCTTCACCCTTTGCAgatgcagcaggagccaggagtGTGACTACAGCAACACTGTCACTCTCAGGGAGTCTTCCTTGCAG ctggcagcctgCAGATGCGAGAGCGGCTACTCAGGTGCCTTCTGCCAGGACCCTCCGgacccctgctcccagggatgcttCCCTGGAGTGGGATGTGACTCTTTCAGTGGCTGTGGCCCCTGCCCAGCAGGCCTGACAGGGGATGGACAGCACTGCTCAG ATATCGATGAGTGTGCCCAGGGGACGGAGTGCCCGGGGAACAGCACCTGCACCAACACAGTGGGCAGCTAcgtctgctcctgcctggccagTGAGCAGG GTGAGAGCCCAGGCTGTGGCTCAGCTTGCAGCCACCACTCCTGCCCTGAGGGCTACTGCAGCAATGGGGGACGCTGCCACCTTCACCCCATCACCTGTGCCCCCACCTGCACCTGCCCCCCGGCTTTCACTGACCGGCGCTGCCTGGTGGCAGGGGGGGATTTTCAgcctctgcccagcacag GTCTCCCTCGGAGAAGCATCCAGATGAGGATCAAGACACTGCGAAACACCACTGTTGAGGAAGTCAACAGCACT gtcTCGGCCATCCTGGATTCCCTGGAGGTAAAGGCTTTCCAGAGCAACACCAACATCACCCAGAC GACAGACAGCGATGGCTTCACCTTCGTGGTGGTGTCCGAGTTTGCCTACGACAGCCGTGGCACCGTCATCCGCTTCCTGAACGAGGAGCTGCCCACAGCCATCACCGGTGCCTTCAatgggcggcgggggcggcgagAGGCGGGCACGGGGCTCCTCTTCCAGCGCCTGCACCAGGACAACATCACTGACCTGGTGAAGC TGACGGTGGATGAGCTGAGGGACTATTTCCCCTGCTCTCTCTACGGCTACAAAGGCTACCAGCTCCGCTACACGGGAACCATCGGCTTCGTCTGCATCTCCCCTTGCAAGACGGGCTACTGCCAGCACGGTGGCCAGTGCCAGCACCTGCCCGAGGGGCCCACGTGCAG CTGCCTGCCCTTCTCCATCTACGCCCCGGCCGGAGCCCAGTGCGAGTGGCTGGCCATCAGCCTGGCTGCCTTCCTCGGCATCCTGCTgggagccctggctctgctctgcctgctctttGCCACCGcctgcctggccctgcaccTCTgccgccagcgccgccgccaGCGCCGGGG GGCCAAGGAGACCTTGTGGAGGACACGGCCCTTCTCCT ctttaACAATGGCAGGAGAACAAGCAGAGCCCACCATCTCCCACTCCCTGGAAAGGCATTGGAaactgcagctccaggacaTCGACCCCTCCGTCCAG ATAAGAATCCAGAGACCCCACGTTATGCCTCCAAGCCAGTCCCCCCAGCAGCCCTAA
- the LOC120757262 gene encoding mucin-4-like: MGTGRWALSAFLGCCAWILHGLGAVAAVPVATDGSLTVGTAFPTTAEDEWPLTTLTTEMSTTAADAETFPPWAEMEPVTATSGNGSSVPASVNGTKAPNTAHSTEGNSAAPNTATAAAAITAQHPAVTPEAVHDELEVAPDVPLGTTPVLEDVREDVLANREDTDLSTGPPSFHTTPALAVTWVPEPTAGVTVLLSQGLTTAKGAVEEGVILPEATQSEASASSSGPSPDAGELFPTQGGAVSGAEGINPEPAGEMAPAVEESPLAAGSGDAINDEFSTASSSHLPLESPVMSGTVENPEKSSLLPGQALSPDISLTPSNGGDGDGQGVPGVSSEASASDLSAAASEAPAAPEETEDTATSLPAPGVHTEAQSDTNLPVSATALPAGDVGAVDLASPSLQPTPWQTPTEEQTLLRPDALTSPTDTSSAPRAAFPAPEAGASTLPEADGAAETPASPDLTTGPEAAVSPSLGESQPAGIPAGAPQEADGLGAGSSSDPDAPGPAPFVPDGLAWPTAGIQGQGAEGVGDTAQAGGPGDASPYEDTQSDMSPPALQPSVSPGGDNGELLTGGTEDLADAELSPPPALGDGTEGGAPALGQVFSPSPAPPSNAGMKPDLSGPEGPGELPSESASAPGAISPPLGSVAGPVSEAETPVSPELSAAQGAPGSPSPDGSQPWGTAAGAPTGAGLPGAEGSDTASAWDTPSSAADEPIGPPSPGLGDQPGTNVGLPAAEGQGASTAEPAVEGAGSGIESEPSLSSTAGNGIAAGVDQLPSAGSPSDIASPSDVVAPPVSRGDEAGPISSAVPGPDSLSPASPEGETGPGFGVVQGAESAGNVAQAGNPESENPNMETSPSAVSPQQDLTNTGELQAEETGTMANAELSPPSALGDGTGTGGAPALGQVSLPSPAPPSNAGMKPDLSGPEEPGDLPSESASAPGAVSPPLGSVAGPVSEAETPVSPELSAAQGAPGSPSPDGSQPWGTAAGAPTGAGLPGAEGTDSTSAWDTPSSAADEPIGSPSPGLGDQPGTNVGLPAAEGQGASTAEPALEGAGSGIESEPSLSSTEGNGIAAGVDQLPSAGSPSDIASPSDVVAPPVSRGDEAGPISSAVPGPDSLSPASPEGETGPGFGVVQGAESAGNVAQAGNPESENLNMETSPSAVSPQQGELPGAGSSSGSASPSGDFAAPSVSDPSSLGALKGADSAAEGLQPSLGAGTGGQGASEGAGDGGSTGQPQAPAGMGPAGSETPDGETGGVLQSASSSLSAEGSSLPGRTGEAAGETSLPGAAAAAGGLNTGLEAAGSQETSGPVPGTQSGANTELSDGKLSQVPVAEVPGGDSVNAGASPGASLVPVAPDNSGVSNGMATSAAASLLLPGHGLSSGLAPSGGPDSVPSTQSGSSPLLPGSSGGLPEEAGGAQSWSVEDEVASGMPAPLGEAFPHAPVSPNAAPVLPSALQRGNSAEGVSASPGLSAIPSVPLYGYGARENDQEYVERRVDFNSPLFKPEIGFPFGKSLRSSLYFTDNGQIIFPASDSSALTYPNPPPNGFNGHEEVPMIAVFWDNADFSRGVGTTFYQEFSTLNTAKPPFVRDVEAKVRRYLRSSYSAAWTLKITWEKAPVYAARTDTRKTITYQAVLTTDGFRSYILMLYQDGGMQWDYTRLPSTNVLIGYTSGDGFYYNDDLTRRPPAAKYRPDQFRGYNTDLRGLWIYKLESRVGNNYRLKCLAWTGQQQEPRAWSQGLPTCPCSLQQGQQDPRFKSSRGGKWGARVSMLHSASPNQHGAGVRCLYDSQSQLIEGRQERYWRPSRQASPYRDQELKLYDWCCNRAGSAQLCARYTEKRPKIGCDGYQSPSMDSSEEAENDSDEQIDGEDK; encoded by the exons ATGGGGACCGGGCGATGGGCGCTCTCCGCCTTCCTGGGATGCTGCGCCTGGATTCTGCACG GGCTTGGGGCTGTTGCTGCTGTCCCCGTCGCTACCGATGGGTCCCTCACTGTGGGGACAGCTTTCCCCACCACAGCAGAGGACGAGTGGCCCCTTACTACCCTCACTACAGAGATGAGCACCACAGCAGCTGACGCTGAGACCTTCCCTCCCTGGGCTGAGATGGAGCCAGTGACAGCCACGAGCGGAAACGGCTCCTCAGTGCCAGCCTCGGTGAATGGGACCAAGGCCCCTAACACAGCTCACAGTACTGAGGGAAATTCAGCTGCTCCCAACACAGCcacggctgctgctgccatcaccGCACAGCACCCCGCTGTCACCCCAGAAGCAGTGCACGATGAACTAGAGGTCGCTCCTGATGTCCCTCTGGGGACCACGCCTGTCCTTGAGGATGTCAGGGAGGATGTCCTTGCAAACAGAGAAGACACAGACCTCAGTACTGGCCCTCCATCCTTCCACACCACCCCTGCGCTGGCTGTCACCTGGGTGCCAGAGCCAACTGCTGGGGTCACTGTGCTGCTGAGCCAAGGGCTGACCACAGCCAAGGGAGCAGTGGAGGAAGGTGTAATCCTGCCTGAAGCTACTCAGAGTGAAGCCAGTGCCAGCTCCTCGGGCCCCAGTCCTGATGCCGGGGAGCTGTTTCCAACCCAGGGTGGAGCAGTGAGTGGGGCTGAGGGAATTAACCCAGAGCCAGCAGGAGAAATGGCCCCAGCTGTTGAGGAAAGTCCTTTGGCTGCGGGATCTGGAGATGCAATAAACGATGAATTCAGCACAGCCAGTTCATCCCATCTACCTCTGGAGAGCCCAGTGATGTCAGGAACAGTGGAAAACCCTGAGAagtcctccctcctccctggccAGGCACTGAGCCCAGACATTTCACTGACACCATCCAAcggtggggatggggatgggcagggagtTCCCGGGGTGTCATCAGAGGCTTCTGCTTCAGACTTGTCAGCTGCAGCCAGCgaggcaccagcagcacctgagGAAACAGAGGACACTGCCACCTCACTGCCGGCCCCAGGGGTCCACACTGAGGCACAGAGTGACACGAATCTGCCGGTCTCAGCCACTGCGCTGCCTGCAGGGGATGTGGGAGCCGTGGATTTGGCCAGCCCATCCCTCCAGCCTACTCCATGGCAGACCCCCACCGAAGAACAGACACTGCTGCGTCCTGATGCTCTGACATCCCCCACAGACACCTCCagtgctcccagggctgctttCCCAGCCCCAGAGGCTGGAGCCAGCACCCTGCCCGAAGCTGATGGTGCAGCAGAGACACCAGCAAGCCCTGACCTCACCACTGGCCCGGAAGCAGCTGTGTCTCCATCTCTCGGGGAGTCACAGCCAGCGGGGATCCCGGCTGGAGCTCCCCAGGAAGCCGATGGACTTGGCGCTGGCTCGAGTTCAGATCCAGATGCTCCCGGCCCAGCACCTTTTGTACCCGATGGACTGGCGTGGCCCACTGCTGGGATCCAGGGTCAGGGAGCTGAGGGGGTAGGGGACACGGCACAGGCAGGAGGTCCAGGGGATGCCAGTCCCTATGAAGATACCCAGAGTGACATGAGTCCTCCAGCCCTTCAGCCCTCAGTATCTCCAGGTGGAGATAATGGAGAGCTGCTGACTGGAGGAACAGAAGACTTGGCAGATGCTGAACTGTCCCCTCCACCAGCACTTGGGGATGGAACAGAAGGAGGAGCCCCAGCACTGGGACAAGTATTCTCACCTAGTCCTGCACCTCCCAGCAATGCTGGAATGAAGCCTGATCTCTCGGGGCCTGAAGGACCAGGAGAGCTGCCCAGTGAATCTGCCAGTGCTCCAGGGGCTATTTCCCCACCCCTGGGATCTGTGGCCGGCCCTGTGTCTGAGGCAGAGACACCAGTGAGCCCTGAGCTcagtgctgcccagggagcaccTGGGTCTCCATCGCCTGATGGGTCCCAGCCATGGGGAACAGCAGCTGGTGCTCCCACGGGAGCAGGTCTCCCTGGGGCCGAAGGGTCAGACACAGCTTCAGCTTGGGACacccccagctcagcagctgatgAACCGATAGGACCCCCATCACCTGGCCTTGGGGACCAGCCTGGCACAAATgtggggctgccagcagcagagggacaAGGAGCCAGCACGGCAGAGCCAGCAGTGGAAGGAGCAGGCAGCGGGATTGAGTCTGAGCCATCCCTGAGCTCCACTGCAGGGAATGGAATAGCAGCTGGGGTGGATCAACTGCCCAGTGCTGGTTCCCCATCTGATATTGCCTCTCCCAGTGATGTGGTGGCACCTCCTGTGTCAAGGGGTGATGAAGCAGGACCCATCTCATCTGCAGTCCCTGGCCCCGACAGTCTGTCCCCGGCCTCTCCAGAGGGTGAAACTGGCCCGGGGTTTGGTGTGGTGCAGGGGGCTGAGAGTGCAGGGAATGTGGCACAGGCAGGAAACCCAGAGAGTGAAAATCCCAACATGGAGACAAGTCCTTCAGCTGTCAGCCCTCAGCAGGACCTCACTAACACCGGAGAGCTGCAAGCAGAAGAAACAGGGACTATGGCAAATGCTGAACTTTCCCCTCCATCAGCACTTGGGGATGGAACAGGAACAGGAGGAGCCCCAGCACTGGGACAAGTGTCCTTGCCTAGTCCTGCACCTCCCAGCAATGCTGGAATGAAGCCTGATCTCTCGGGGCCTGAAGAACCAGGAGATCTGCCCAGTGAATCTGCCAGTGCTCCAGGGGCTGTTTCCCCACCCCTGGGATCTGTGGCCGGCCCTGTGTCTGAGGCAGAGACACCAGTGAGCCCTGAGCTcagtgctgcccagggagcaccTGGGTCTCCATCCCCTGATGGGTCCCAGCCATGGGGAACAGCAGCTGGTGCTCCCACGGGAGCAGGTCTCCCTGGGGCTGAAGGAACAGACTCGACTTCAGCTTGGGACacccccagctcagcagctgatgAACCGATAGGATCCCCATCACCTGGCCTTGGGGACCAGCCTGGCACAAATgtggggctgccagcagcagagggacaAGGAGCCAGCACGGCAGAGCCAGCACTGGAGGGAGCAGGCAGCGGGATTGAGTCTGAGCCATCCCTGAGCTCCACTGAAGGGAATGGAATAGCAGCTGGGGTGGATCAACTGCCCAGTGCTGGTTCCCCATCTGATATTGCCTCTCCCAGTGATGTGGTGGCACCTCCTGTGTCAAGGGGTGATGAAGCAGGACCCATCTCATCTGCAGTCCCTGGCCCCGACAGTCTGTCCCCGGCCTCTCCAGAGGGTGAAACTGGCCCGGGGTTTGGTGTGGTGCAGGGGGCTGAGAGTGCAGGGAATGTGGCACAGGCAGGAAACCCAGAGAGTGAAAATCTCAACATGGAGACAAGTCCTTCAGCTGTCAGCCCTCAGCAGGGTGAACTGCCTGGTGCAGGTTCCTCATCTGGTTCAGCCTCTCCCAGCGGTGATTTTGCAGCACCCTCTGTTTCAGATCCATCCAGCCTGGGTGCACTCAAAGGAGCAGACAGTGCTGCTGAAGGCCTTCAGCCCTCCCtgggtgctggcactgggggACAAGGAGCAAGTGAAGGGGCTGGTGATGGAGGGTCcacagggcagccccaggcTCCTGCTGGAATGGGACCAGCTGGTTCAGAAACTCCTGATGGAGAAACGGGAGGTGTGTTGCAGTCTGCATCTTCTTCCTTGTCTGCAGAAGGATCTTCATTACCTGGGAGGACGGGCGAGGCTGCTGGTGAAACCAGCCTtcccggagctgctgcagctgctggtggcttGAACACAGGCTTGGAGGCTGCTGGCTCTCAAGAAACCTCCGGGCCTGTCCCTGGCACCCAAAGTGGTGCCAATACTGAACTTTCTGATGGAAAGCTGAGCCAAGTCCCTGTGGCGGAGGTGCCTGGAGGAGACTCGGTGAATGCAGGAGCTTCCCCTGGTGCCAGCCTGGTCCCAGTGGCTCCAGACAACAGCGGCGTTTCCAACGGCATGGCCACCTCGGCGGCTGCTTCTCTGCTTCTCCCTGGACACGGGCTGAGCTCGGGGCTGGCACCCAGTGGGGGCCCTGACTCTGTACCAAGCACCCAGAGTGGGAGCAGCCCCCTGCTGCCAGGGTCATCAGGTGGGCTGCCAGAAGAAGCTGGAGGTGCTCAGTCGTGGTCTGTCGAAGATGAGGTGGCCTCGGGCATGCCGGCACCTTTGGGAGAAGCGTTCCCCCACGCTCCCGTATCCCCCAACGCTGCCCCGGTGCTGCCTTCTGCTCTCCAGAGAGGAAATTCTGCCGAGGGGGTGTCTGCCAGCCCGGGGCTTTCGGCAA ttccATCTGTGCCCCTCTATGGGTATGGAGCAAGGGAAAATGATCAGGAGTACGTGGAAAGGAGAGTGGATTTTAATTCTCCACTTTTCAAGCCCGAGATCGGATTCCCATTTGGGAAAAGCCTGCGCAGCTCTCTCTAC TTTACAGACAATGGACAGATCATTTTCCCAGCCTCGGACAGCAGTGCCCTCACGTACCCCAACCCTCCTCCCAATGGCTTCAATGGCCATGAAGAGGTCCCCATGATCGCTGTGTTTTGGGACAACGCCGACTTCTCCAGAGGTGTTGGCACCACCTTTTACCAG GAGTTCTCCACCCTCAACACGGCCAAGCCGCCGTTCGTCCGGGACGTGGAAGCAAAGGTCCGGCGGTACCTGAGGTCCTCCTACTCTGCAGCCTGGACCCTGAAAATCACCTGGGAGAAGGCACCAGTCTACGCAGCACGGACTGACACCCGGAAG ACAATCACATACCAGGCTGTCCTGACCACTGATGGCTTCAGGTCCTACATCCTGATGCTGTACCAGGACGGAGGCATGCAGTGGGACTACACCAGGCTCCCTTCCACCAATGTCCTCATCGGCTACACCAG TGGGGACGGCTTTTACTACAACGATGACCTGACTAGGAGACCTCCTGCTGCTAAATATCGCCCTGACCAGTTCAGGGGCTACAACACAG atCTCCGTGGGTTGTGGATTTACAAGCTGGAGAGCCGCGTGGGCAACAACTACCGGCTGAAGTGCCTGGCGTGGacggggcagcagcaggagcccagggcatggagccagggcctgcccacctgcccctgctccctgcagcaagGGCAGCAGGACCCACGCTTCAAGAGCAGCCGTGGAGGCAA GTGGGGTGCCCGTGTCTCCATGCTGCACTCGGCCTCTCCCAACCAGCACGGCGCCGGCGTCCGCTGCCTGTACGACAGCCAGAGCCAGCTCATCGAGGGGCGGCAGGAGCGCTACTGGAGGCCCTCCAGGCAGGCGTCACCCTACCGTG ACCAGGAGCTGAAGCTGTACGACTGGTGCTGTAACCGGGcgggcagtgcccagctctgcgCCCGCTACACTGAGAAGAGGCCGAAGATCGGCTGCGATGGATACCAGTCACCCAGCATGG ATTCCTCGGAGGAGGCAGAGAATGACTCAGATGAGCAGATAG ATGGAGAGGACAAGTAA